TTGTTTGCGGTTGTCTGACCGCAGCTCCCCATTCAGGTAAGCCATGGTGGCAAAGGATACAATGTGACATATTGTGGATTGCCTCAATAGGAACGACTATTTTATCCGTTTCAATTACTTTTGTAAGTAATAAGACACCATAAGGGATATGACCAACGAGAACACCTAATGGGTCCATCGTTATACCGGCCTGTTTTCGGTCTTGTGTAATGCTCATATCCGCTGTCGGATACAAAAAGGAAAATGGATCAAACGATTTACCTGCATAATCATATTCTAATAATTTCCCTATATCATGATATAAAATACTTGTGATTAATAGATCAGCATTAAGTGGTGTTTCATGGTGCTTCATCATTCCTTGCAACATGTGATAAAGGTGGTCAATTGTATCTTTCCATACTGTAGCATGTTGATTGTCTATTTCGTCTTGAAAGTTTGACCATAACTCATTTTTATAGGCCTTTTCCACAACATTAATTAATTTTATCGTTGCTTGAAAAGGATTGGCATCCAATGTTGTAATATAACGTGCAAAACGCATTAACCCAACAGTATGTTTTAATAAGCCCCCTAAATAATTATGATGGTAGCCTTTTGCAGCAGGTGCCATACGAAAGTCTTTCCAAAATCGTCGCAAAGCGGCAAATGCAATTTCCTTATATGGATCGGATAATTCAGATAAGTAAGCAAATAACTCTGTTGTTAAATCTTCTAAGCTCTGTTGTGTGTAAGGTAAAAGCGTAAATGGATTTACTTCTTCTTTACATACTTGTATCTTTTGAATAGTGACCGATTTATTACCTAGGAACGCATCAACAACTCCCTCAATGTCAAATACAGTATATTTTTCTAGAAGAGGTAGGTTCTCTGTGATTGCCCCTTGATTATCCCACATTTTAGCTTGTATCATTCCGTTATTATTACTGAAAGATAAACGTAAATATTGTTTGTTTGTTTTCGTTAACTTCACCTCAAAATCATTTAACAACAAACGTTCTTTTACTTTAGTACCCTGTTCTTCTTCTTGGATATTGAAGAAAGACTCCCCATTAGGCAAATTAGGTGGGGGAAACGATTCAAGGATTTCTTGTTTCTTTTCTGCTGAAATAGAATATGTTATTGGTACAAATTGATAAAAGTATGTTGTATCTTCTGGCATGCTCTATCACTCCATTATAAAAAAAGATCAGTAGTTCATTTTTGTGTTTAAATAAAAGCTAACATTAGAGTGGTTTAACAAAGACTAAACCCTTTTGAATTAGTGTAACTTCATTGTATCGTAATTAGAGACGATTGCGTAGAAAAATTGTAATAAGTAGAAAAAAGACTAGCATCATTTACTCTAATGCTAGTCTTTAGTCTTATAATTATTCTGTAGCAGTTTCTTCTTCAGCTGTAAATAAGTCTTCGAATTCTTCGATTTTAACATCGATATCAGCGTCTTCCATTAATTGATCTAATTTCTCTTGTGCAGCTGTATCGTCAACCTTAGTTAAAGCAATTTCATCGCGAATATCATCACGAATGTCTTCTAAAGGTTCAGGAGCTTCTTCTGCATCACGCTTGTCCGTTACTTGAATGATGTGCCATCCATTAGTTGTTTCTACAGGGTCGCTGATTGCGTCAACTTCCATGCTGTAAGCAGCTTCCTCAAATTCTGCTACCATGTCGCCAGCAGTGAAGTAGCCTAAACTTCCACCTTCAGCAGCAGAAGCTGTATCGGTAGAATTTTCTTCAGCTAATGTAGCGAAGTCAGCACCATCATCTAATTGTGCTTTAATGTCAATTGCTGTTTCTTCATCAGCTACTAAAATGTGACTTGCTTCAATTTCAGTTTGCATTCTCTCATAACGTTGCTCGATTTCTTCATCTGTAACTTCTATATCTTCAATTAAAGCCTCTTGTTGTAAAAGTTGAAGTTTTAAATCTTCACGAAAAGCCTCTTCATCAGCATAACCACTTGATGTTAAGATTGTTTCCCATTGATCGCCGTATTGATCTTTATATACTTGTAATTGTTCATCTAACTGATCTTCATCTACTTCATAGTTGTCTTCTAAAATAGTTTGGGTTACCATCTGCTCTAAAACAGTACTTCCACTAAGTTCTTTTAACTCCTCATAAAAGGCCTCTTGAGTAATGTTACCTGAAGCTGTTTCTACTACTGTTTCGGAATCGTCGGATGAACATGCAGATAATGTGATCATCCCAGCTGCTATAGTTGCTGCGATAGCTAGTTTTTTCATTCTATTACACTCCTAATCTCTATTCTAATTTTATATGGCTAATTAGTGCGCCCATGAGATAATATAACACATTTCAAAAAAAAAAAAAACACTCTACATTGAAATTACTCACTTTTTACATATTTTAAAATCTTTGTCTATATACTACTGTGATCAACTTTAACTAGAGGATAAAAGCGTATGTGATTTAAAAATAGAAAGAGGACACGATAATTTATCGTGTCCTCTTTCTATTTCATTATATAGAGTGATTGTCATGTGTATATGATCTCTATGTACGAAGAAATTAATAAAATCGTAATTAATACATTAATAGTACGAAATACATTTGGTTGTTTTTCATTAGACATTTCCGTCTGTAAACATAAACGATATGTCAAGGAATTGAACAAAAATAATATAAATAACGCAAAAGGAACGAAAAAGAATAACATACCAAAAACCTCCTTTTTCTTGTATAACAACTTTATCAAAAAAAACACGTTTTGAACAGTCTAAAGTATATAACATAAAAAGTGTCTTTCAGTAGAGAAAGACACTTTAGTGATTATTAAACCAAAATATCATAACCTGTTCCATCATTTTCAACCATACATTTTCTAGGTGCGCGGATGAATTTACTTGTATAGATGAAATCGGTATAGGAAATACCAATATTTACTGATGAGAATATTAGAAAATAAGCAAAGTAATCTATAAAAAGATAACTGGCTATAAGACCTGGTAAAGTTAGTAAAACAGTTGGCGCCAATAACGTGATAATAGAAGTTCTTTTAGACATTCTTGCAATAGATAATACAGAAATTATCGGGAATTTCATTTTATTAAATCTAAATTTTAATTTAAACGAACGTTTGGTTAATAATAATGGAATGAAATGAACTACTTTATGAATAATAGGTAATAAAGCCAAACCTAGAATTAAAGGGAATATTCCTTGATCTTTTAATGTATACCCTTGATGAATGGAAGCAAATGGTAAGAACAAAAAGATAAATGATAATACGCCTACTAAAAATGATAGTAAATAAATTCGATTAATGCCTACTTCTTTCTGCACGTTTACAGATTTCCAACAATTCATCATGAAGCCCCCTAAAGCTAGTTAAGATAGTCTGAATATATCCTTCAATGACTATAGTATGATTTAGGAGAAAAGGCAATAGTTTTCATAAAAAAGTAATACAAAAAAGCATAGTTTATGACATTACTATGCCTTTTAAAATTATTTTATAAAAATCACTGGTACTTTGTTTCAGGTTTCATTGATTGAAATGTATCTTTAATAAGTGTTTGAAACGTAATAATGTCAGTAAGTTTTTTTTCTAAAAGGGTGTGAGAATCTGTCACTGACTTTTCCTCATTATTATCTTTTTGTATGTCGTGCGCAATTTCTTCTAATGATTGTAGTTGAGTCGATGCGTGATTAATCCATCTATGAATGTAGACATTCATAAATTTACGATAAAGATTGGGATCTGTTGTATATAAATCTTTACGTACCCCTTTTTTCCAAACACGCTCTACAAGGTTCAGTTCTAATAATGTGCGAATTCCAGTACTAACAGAAGTTTTACTTTTCCCTGATGCTACGCTCATTTCATCAAGAGTCATTGGAGAGTCTTCAATAAATAAGATGGAAAATAAACGCGCTTCAGACGAAGGTATATCAAACATCTCAATAGTTTTTGTGAATTCATTAATGATCAGCTGTTGCTTGCTTTCCTGTGCATTAATATCCATAGTACCTCCTCTAAAATAAGAAGCTACACTAAGATTACACTAAAAGATAAAGGAATGGAAATAGGTGTTTCAGGAGATAATAGCAGTAAAATGGAGAAAAGGTAAGTAAATATTGATACAACTTTGTACAGTTGAAACTGTACGTAAAATACGTACGAAATTAATGGTATTTATCGTTTGAATTTTATATCTTAAAAAGGATATAGTATTAAGGTAGCATATTATGCTCGGAAATGTGCAGTATACAAATACAACTATAAAATGTTCAAATGTGGTTTGGATAGTCATAGTTAAAGGGTACTGTTAATTAATAAGTAAAAAGAGGTGAATGTAATGCCGGTTATATCAGTAGAAGGCTTATCCAAAGTTTTTGGTAAAAATGCGAAAGAATCATTAAAGCTTTTAGATGATGGTAAGTCAAAAGATGAAATCTTAAAACAAACTGGTGATACAGTTGGGGTTAATCGGGTTTCCTTTGATGTGGAAGCTGGAGAGGTTTTTGTTATTATGGGTTTATCTGGAAGTGGTAAATCTACATTAGTAAGATTAATTAATCGTTTGATTGAACCTACTGAAGGAAGTGTATTGGTAGACGGTGAGAATTTAGCAACAATGAATAAAGACGATCTTCGTCGAGTTAGACGTGAGAAATTAAGTATGGTATTCCAAAGTTTCGGTTTATTTCCTCATAGAACTATATTAGAGAATGCTGAATTTGGTTTGGAAATACAAGGTATAGACAAAGAGGTAAGAAAAAAGAAGGCAAAAGAAGCGTTAGAAATGGTTGGCTTAGGTAATTATATCAATCAATTACCAGAGCAATTATCAGGTGGTATGCAACAACGCGTTGGTTTAGCTAGGGCGCTTGCAAATGATCCAACTGTACTATTAATGGATGAAGCATTTTCAGCATTAGACCCATTAATTCGTAAAGATATGCAGGATGAGTTATTAGAGTTACAAGAATCAATGCAAAAAACAATTTTGTTCATTACACACGATTTAGATGAGGCATTACGTATTGGTGATCGTATCGCTTTAATGAAAGATGGTGTAATTGTACAGATTGGTACACCAGAAGAAATTCTGATGAACCCTGCTAATGATTACGTAGAACGATTTGTTGAAGATGTAGATCGTTCAAAAGTATTAACTGCTGAACATATTATGAAACGTCCAGAGACAATAAATATAGAAAAGCATGGACCGCGTGTTGCGTTAGAACGTATGCGTGAAGAAGGACTTTCTAGTATTTATGTAATTGATGGTAAACGTACTTTAAAAGGTTATGTTACCGCTGATGATGCCTCTGAAGCTCGTAAAAACGAGGTTAGAGACATTAAAGAAATTTTGAAGACAGATGTTCCAACAGTAACAAAAGATACACCGTTACATGATATTTTCGAGATTATCCACAATTCACCAGTTCCTATTGCTGTGGTAGAAAATGAAAAGTTACTTGGGATTATTGTAAGAGGTGCTGTTATAGCAGCATTAGTAAGTGATAGTGAGGTGAATTTAGAAAATGCTTGATTTTATTTCAAAAATACCAATAGCCGAGGGAGTTAGTTCATTTACTGACTGGCTTACAAACACATTTGCGTTCCTATTTGATCCAATAAAAAACCAGTTTGGTGATTTTATGGAGTTGGTTGCAGATAGTTTAGCTGCTGTTCCCCCAATTATAGTTATCTTAATCGTTGCTATTTTAGCATTTTTCGTTACTGGAAAAAAATATGGTTTAGCTGTATTTTCTATTGTAGGTTTGTGGTTAGTATATAACCAAGGCTTATGGGAAGAGTTAATGTATACTTTCTCCTTAGTTTTAATAGCAAGTGTATTATCGATTGTCATTGGTGTTCCAATTGGAATTCTAATGTCTAAAAGTAAGATTGCAGAAACAATTATTGAACCAATTCTTGATTTCATGCAGACAATGCCGGCATTTGTATACTTAATTCCTGCGGTTGCATTCTTTAGTATTGGAATGGTCCCAGGTATCTTTGCATCATTAATATTTGCTACACCACCGACAGTTCGTTTTACGAATCTAGGTATTAGACAAGTTTCTAAAGAATTGGTTGAAGCATCTGATGCATTTGGTAGTACTGGTTCGCAAAAGTTATTTAAAGTTGAACTGCCGATGGCAAGAGGAACGATTATGGCTGGGATTAACCAAACAGTTATGTTATCCTTGTCAATGGTTGTTATAGCATCGATGATTGGTGCTCCAGGTTTAGGTCGTGAAGTATTATCTTCACTTCAACGTGCTCAAGTAGGTACTGGTTTTGTTGCTGGTATCGGAATAGTTATTTTAGCAATTATTATTGATCGCTTTACTCAAAACTTGAATAAGTAAAGTAAAATAAGGTAGTTGGATCACTTTTCATTTTGAAGAGTTTACCATAAAAATATACATTAAGGAAAAGGGGATTTTAGAATATGTTTAAATTAACATGGAAACATTTAGGCTTAGCACTTGTACTTATGCTTTCGTTAGTACTAGCTGCATGTGGCGGCGAAGAAGATGAAGAAACTACTGAAGATAGTGGTGATACAGAAGAAGCAACTGGTGCTGATTTAGGTAATGAAGAACTTGAATTAGTTTATGTAGAGTGGGATTCTGAAGTTGCATCTACAAACGTAATTGCACAAGTATTAGAATCACAAGGTTATGATGTCGATGTTACACCGATTGATAATGCAGTAATGTGGCAGTCAGTAGCTTCTGGCGATGCTGATGGTATGGTAGCTGCATGGTTACCTGCAACACACGGTGATTTATTTGATGAATTTGGTGATCAAGTAGAACAATTAGGTCCGAATTTAGAAGGCGCTAAAATTGGTTTAGTAGTACCTGAGTACATGGACATTTCTTCTATTGGTGAACTTGCTGATGTTGAAGGTCTTGACAATACAATTACTGGTATTGAGCCTGGTGCTGGTGTAGTGCAAGCTGCAGAAACATCAGTTGAAGATTATGCTTTAGATGGTTGGGAAGTTCAAACATCTTCTAGTGGTGCAATGGCAACTGCTTTAGGTGAAGCGGTAGATAATGAAGAACCGATCGTAGTAACTGGTTGGACACCACACTGGATGTTTGCTGCATATGACCTTAAGTATCTAGAAGATCCTGAAGAGTCATTTGGTGGAGCAGAAACAATTGAAACAATGGTACGTCAAGGACTAGAAGAAGACAGTCCTGCAGCATATCAAATTCTTGATCAGTTTAACTGGGAAGCTTCTGATATGGAAGAAGTAATGTTAGAGGTTTATAATGGTACGGATATTGAAGAAGCAGCAGCTAACTGGATTGAAGCTAATCCAGATAAAGTTGACGAATGGGTTGCTGGCTTAGAATAATAACTACATTTCGTTTTATAAAGAGCTATCTTTTCATACTAAAGATAGCTCTTTATTTTTTTTGGAAAGGAATTGCTAAAAATGATAAAACGAAATTACGTTGTTGGAATGTTAATATTATTGCTCCTTTTCATAACTGCTTGTGGGGAAGATGAGCAACAAGAACAAACAGTTGGAGAAAAATTGGATTACACGATTACGGGTATTGAACCTGGCGCTGGTGCAACATCATTAGCAAGAGAAGCTTTAGAAGATTATGATAATCTCGCTGGATACACGTTAGAAGAAGCATCAACTGCAGCAATGGTAACAGCTTTAGGATCAGCAATTGATAATGAGGAACCAATCGTTGTAACAGGATGGACACCACATTGGAAATTCGCGAAGTATGATTTAAAATTCTTAGAGGATCCAGAAGGTAGTTTCGGTGGTGCAGAAAATATTAATACAATAACGCGTCTTGGTCTTGAAGAAGAGATGCCCGAAGCCTACAGCATTTTAGATAATTTTATGTGGACAACAGATGATATGGAACAAGTTATGTTACTTACCCAAGATGAAAATCTTTCATTTGAAGAAGCTGCAAAACAGTGGATTGGGGAAAATGAAGCTTTAGTTGCGAATTGGACAGATGGAGTAGAAGAGGTTGATGGAACTAAGATTGAGATTGTATCAACTCCTTGGGATACTGAGCGGGCATCTACAGCTGTTATTGTAGAAGTTTTAACGAGACAAGGCTATGAAGTAACGGATACACCTGTTGATCCATCTGTTATGTTCCAAGCAGTTGCGAGTAATGATGCTGATGCATCTGTTGCCCCGTGGTTACCTGCAACACACGGTGCCTTTTATGAGCAATATAAAGATGATATTGTAGATTTAGGTGAGAATCTTCAAGGTGCAAAAATTGGTATGGTGGTACCGACATATATGGATATTGACTCCATCGCAGATTTAGATCCTGCTAAATAATAAGTAAAAAAACTTGCCCTAGAAACTAGTAGGGCAAGTTTTTTATGCGCGTTTGCTTGTTTGATCTTCTAACTCTTTTAGTCGTTCTTCAATTTGACCTAGATATTTTTGGATATTTTTTTGATGTGGCTCAATTGTATTCTTCCAACTTTCAATCGAGTTCTTTACATCATTCGATAATTCTTTAATTAGGGCTGCGCCTTCTTTAGAAGTATTTGCAATCTGTTCCGTTAACAGTTTCCCATCATCTTTAATTCGATCGAGTGAATGTACGATATCATCACTACGCGTTTTAACATCTTCACGTAATTCTTTACCTGATTTTGGCGCGCTCAATAGTGTGGCAGCTGCACTAACAACCCCACCTGCTAAAAATCCGAATAATAATGCTTTACCATTTGCCATCGCTTACACTCCTTTCCCTTATATTATACTACTTTCTCTTCTTTTATCAGCTTCAAACATAAAAAAAGAATATTTTTTTTATATAAAGTAAAAAGTGCCTTCATATTTTTTATGAAAGCACTTTTATAAGATGTATCAAACAGTAGATATTTGAGAACGTTTCATAATTTTTTGTAAAATAGGATATAAAATGATAGTTAAGACAGTATTAATAACTATCGTTGGTAAGACAACTGTTACGAATAGTACGGAAAATGTACCTGGCATTTGTCCGAGTACAAATATTGCCATAGTTAAAAATATAGTTCCACTTACAGCGGTACCAATCGCTACTAAAACAGGTGCAGTTATATTTTTGTTTACTTTGCTAGGTATTAACAATAATAAAACAAAGAATATGAGTGCTGTAATCGGTTTATCTACTAAATTAGAAATTTGTCCGCCTGGAGCATTTGTCGTCATTGCTGAAATAATTCCAGTAGCAATTGCTAATAAGAAGACATATTGGACCTTTGGAAATAATATGATACCTAAGAACATCATGGTGAGCATGATATCTGGCTTGACCCCAAAAATTGGTGGTGAAACGATGTGTAGTACAGCGCCAATTGCAATAAATAAAGATAATAAAACTAATACTTTTGTCTTCATACATTTCTCTCCTCTGCTCAACTAAGCTAAACTATTATATTACTCCCAGTCGTGCACTATTGCCGAATGCGAAGTATCTAATTATTATAACAAATCTAGTATTGAATAAACAGATTAAATTTACGTTCTTTCGCGAAATTGTTCCTTTTACTATTCGAACTTGATAAAAACTTAGACTTTATTACCCGCTACGCTCCACAAGTAAAATGGGCTCGCTTTCCGTGGGCAAGGCTTCAGCTAACTCGGATAAGCAAAAGTCGCTTTCCGAGTGGATCTTCAACTTGTGGGATTGCAATTACTCATCCCACCCTAAAACATTTGCTGTTCCCGCAGGAGTGTCATCCGTTTTCTTCCTTCGCTGGACAGAACAAATATAATACAAAATACGATATCTACTGGCTCCGAAATTTTTAATACGCTTATGATAGTGTTTAGTTAGAATAT
The nucleotide sequence above comes from Paraliobacillus zengyii. Encoded proteins:
- a CDS encoding HD domain-containing protein; the encoded protein is MPEDTTYFYQFVPITYSISAEKKQEILESFPPPNLPNGESFFNIQEEEQGTKVKERLLLNDFEVKLTKTNKQYLRLSFSNNNGMIQAKMWDNQGAITENLPLLEKYTVFDIEGVVDAFLGNKSVTIQKIQVCKEEVNPFTLLPYTQQSLEDLTTELFAYLSELSDPYKEIAFAALRRFWKDFRMAPAAKGYHHNYLGGLLKHTVGLMRFARYITTLDANPFQATIKLINVVEKAYKNELWSNFQDEIDNQHATVWKDTIDHLYHMLQGMMKHHETPLNADLLITSILYHDIGKLLEYDYAGKSFDPFSFLYPTADMSITQDRKQAGITMDPLGVLVGHIPYGVLLLTKVIETDKIVVPIEAIHNMSHCILCHHGLPEWGAAVRQPQTMEGYIIHIVDYLDSRYENTEKIK
- a CDS encoding peptidylprolyl isomerase codes for the protein MKKLAIAATIAAGMITLSACSSDDSETVVETASGNITQEAFYEELKELSGSTVLEQMVTQTILEDNYEVDEDQLDEQLQVYKDQYGDQWETILTSSGYADEEAFREDLKLQLLQQEALIEDIEVTDEEIEQRYERMQTEIEASHILVADEETAIDIKAQLDDGADFATLAEENSTDTASAAEGGSLGYFTAGDMVAEFEEAAYSMEVDAISDPVETTNGWHIIQVTDKRDAEEAPEPLEDIRDDIRDEIALTKVDDTAAQEKLDQLMEDADIDVKIEEFEDLFTAEEETATE
- a CDS encoding DUF3267 domain-containing protein codes for the protein MNCWKSVNVQKEVGINRIYLLSFLVGVLSFIFLFLPFASIHQGYTLKDQGIFPLILGLALLPIIHKVVHFIPLLLTKRSFKLKFRFNKMKFPIISVLSIARMSKRTSIITLLAPTVLLTLPGLIASYLFIDYFAYFLIFSSVNIGISYTDFIYTSKFIRAPRKCMVENDGTGYDILV
- a CDS encoding GbsR/MarR family transcriptional regulator → MDINAQESKQQLIINEFTKTIEMFDIPSSEARLFSILFIEDSPMTLDEMSVASGKSKTSVSTGIRTLLELNLVERVWKKGVRKDLYTTDPNLYRKFMNVYIHRWINHASTQLQSLEEIAHDIQKDNNEEKSVTDSHTLLEKKLTDIITFQTLIKDTFQSMKPETKYQ
- a CDS encoding quaternary amine ABC transporter ATP-binding protein is translated as MPVISVEGLSKVFGKNAKESLKLLDDGKSKDEILKQTGDTVGVNRVSFDVEAGEVFVIMGLSGSGKSTLVRLINRLIEPTEGSVLVDGENLATMNKDDLRRVRREKLSMVFQSFGLFPHRTILENAEFGLEIQGIDKEVRKKKAKEALEMVGLGNYINQLPEQLSGGMQQRVGLARALANDPTVLLMDEAFSALDPLIRKDMQDELLELQESMQKTILFITHDLDEALRIGDRIALMKDGVIVQIGTPEEILMNPANDYVERFVEDVDRSKVLTAEHIMKRPETINIEKHGPRVALERMREEGLSSIYVIDGKRTLKGYVTADDASEARKNEVRDIKEILKTDVPTVTKDTPLHDIFEIIHNSPVPIAVVENEKLLGIIVRGAVIAALVSDSEVNLENA
- a CDS encoding ABC transporter permease gives rise to the protein MLDFISKIPIAEGVSSFTDWLTNTFAFLFDPIKNQFGDFMELVADSLAAVPPIIVILIVAILAFFVTGKKYGLAVFSIVGLWLVYNQGLWEELMYTFSLVLIASVLSIVIGVPIGILMSKSKIAETIIEPILDFMQTMPAFVYLIPAVAFFSIGMVPGIFASLIFATPPTVRFTNLGIRQVSKELVEASDAFGSTGSQKLFKVELPMARGTIMAGINQTVMLSLSMVVIASMIGAPGLGREVLSSLQRAQVGTGFVAGIGIVILAIIIDRFTQNLNK
- a CDS encoding glycine betaine ABC transporter substrate-binding protein, with the protein product MFKLTWKHLGLALVLMLSLVLAACGGEEDEETTEDSGDTEEATGADLGNEELELVYVEWDSEVASTNVIAQVLESQGYDVDVTPIDNAVMWQSVASGDADGMVAAWLPATHGDLFDEFGDQVEQLGPNLEGAKIGLVVPEYMDISSIGELADVEGLDNTITGIEPGAGVVQAAETSVEDYALDGWEVQTSSSGAMATALGEAVDNEEPIVVTGWTPHWMFAAYDLKYLEDPEESFGGAETIETMVRQGLEEDSPAAYQILDQFNWEASDMEEVMLEVYNGTDIEEAAANWIEANPDKVDEWVAGLE
- a CDS encoding glycine betaine ABC transporter substrate-binding protein, whose amino-acid sequence is MIKRNYVVGMLILLLLFITACGEDEQQEQTVGEKLDYTITGIEPGAGATSLAREALEDYDNLAGYTLEEASTAAMVTALGSAIDNEEPIVVTGWTPHWKFAKYDLKFLEDPEGSFGGAENINTITRLGLEEEMPEAYSILDNFMWTTDDMEQVMLLTQDENLSFEEAAKQWIGENEALVANWTDGVEEVDGTKIEIVSTPWDTERASTAVIVEVLTRQGYEVTDTPVDPSVMFQAVASNDADASVAPWLPATHGAFYEQYKDDIVDLGENLQGAKIGMVVPTYMDIDSIADLDPAK
- a CDS encoding YtxH domain-containing protein produces the protein MANGKALLFGFLAGGVVSAAATLLSAPKSGKELREDVKTRSDDIVHSLDRIKDDGKLLTEQIANTSKEGAALIKELSNDVKNSIESWKNTIEPHQKNIQKYLGQIEERLKELEDQTSKRA
- a CDS encoding tryptophan transporter, translating into MKTKVLVLLSLFIAIGAVLHIVSPPIFGVKPDIMLTMMFLGIILFPKVQYVFLLAIATGIISAMTTNAPGGQISNLVDKPITALIFFVLLLLIPSKVNKNITAPVLVAIGTAVSGTIFLTMAIFVLGQMPGTFSVLFVTVVLPTIVINTVLTIILYPILQKIMKRSQISTV